TGGACGAGATGGTGGCACGCTACAAACTGGAAGCGCTGGGGATCGGAATCGACAAGCTGACCGACGAGCAAAAGGCATATCTGGACAGCTGGGTCGAATAATTTCGCGAATCCCGTCCTTTCCCGGAAAAATAATTAACGAAAAATCCTGCTTACAAAAGCAGGATTTTTTCTTTATAATAGCTAATAGGTGTCCAAGTGGGGAAAAGTGGGGGAAAGTGGAGGTCATTTGGAGGAAAGTGGGGGGATCGGCCGTGTTCATGGGTGAATATCAACATAGCATCGATGACAAAGGCCGCCTGACGATCCCTGCCAAGCTCCGCGATGGCCTCGGCGCCTCGTTTGTCATTACCCGCGGACTCGACCAATGCTTGTTCGTCTATCCCACGGAAGAGTGGAAGGCTTTGGAGGAGCGGCTCAAGACTTTGCCGTTTACCAAAGCGGATGCGCGCGCATTTACACGCTTCTTCTTTTCCGGCGCATCGGAATGCGAGTGGGACAAGCAGGGAAGGGTAAATATACCGCAGACACTTCGCGATTACGCCGCGCTGCAAAAGGAGTGCGTCGTGATCGGCGTATCCAACCGCGTGGAAATCTGGAGCAAAGAACGTTGGGAGGATTATCTTGCCCAGTCAGAAGGGTCTTTTGCGGAAATCGCTGAGAAACTCGTGGATTTTGACCTATAAGACAACCAGACCGATGCATCAAGAAAAACAGTGCGGGGAAGCTTGATATCCGAAAAGCACTGACAGAACTGGGAGTGACGGCTTTGTCATTTCATCACGTAACCGTATTGCGGGAAGAAGCCGTTGACGGATTGAACATTCGGCAAGATGGCATCTATCTCGATTGCACGCTCGGCGGCGCGGGCCACAGCAGCCTGATCGCTTCGCGGCTCTCTCCGGAGGGGCGGCTGATCGCCATCGACCAGGATGATTGGGCGCTGGAAAATGCGAAAGAACGGCTTTCGCCCTACATAGATCGAGTCACCCTGGTGAAAAGCAACTTTCGCCACCTGAAAGAGATCGTAGACGATCTCGGCCTGGACGGTGTCGATGGAGTCCTGTTCGATCTGGGCGTCTCCTCTCCTCAGCTGGACGAGGGAGAGCGCGGCTTCAGCTACAATGCCGACGCCCCGCTGGATATGCGAATGGATCAGCAGGCGCCGCTCACTGCCTATGAGATCGTCAACGAATGGGACGAGCAAGAGATCGCCCGTATCATCTGGGAGTACGGGGAAGAGAAATTTTCCCGGCGAATTGCCCGGCAAATCGTCCAGCGCAGGCAGCATGCGCCTGTGAAAACCACCGGTGAACTGGTCGAGCTGATCAAAGAAGCGATACCGGCCGCGGCACGCCGCACGGGTCCGCATCCAGCCAAGCGCACCTTTCAGGCGATTCGGATCGCGGTCAACGATGAGCTGGATGCCTTCCGCGATGCCGTGATCGATGCGATCGGCATCTTGCGGCCAGCGGGCCGCGTCAGCGTCATTACCTTTCACTCGCTGGAGGATCGGATTTGCAAGCAGGTCTATCAGGATTTTGCCAAAGGATGTACTTGCCCGCCGGCGTTTCCGATCTGCACCTGCGGAAATGAAGCCATCGTCAAGATCATCACCCGAAAGCCGATTTTGCCGTCGGAAGAAGAACTTGAGGCCAATCCCCGCGCCCGTTCCGCCAAACTGCGGGTAGCGGAAAAATTATAACGCTCGCAGCCAGAGCCAGAGGAGGGAGACCGAAATGAGCTACTACTACCGAGGAAATCTCGCGGTAGAACTGGAAGAGTCACCGCGTTCCACCACCCAAAAGAAAACGAAACGGACTGTTCGCATCAAGCCGTCCATTCCGACCGGGGAAAAGCTGATGTACCTGTTTTTGATCAGCCTCGTAGTCGCAGGCGTCGGCCTGGTCGGTGTGCGCTATTCGCAAATCTCGCAGCACAACTACGAAATCCAGCGTTTGAAAAAAGAGATCAGGGTGAATAAGGAGACCAACAGCAGTCTTCAACTGCAGATCGAACAGTTGAGCAACCGGGACCGGATCATCATGGAAGCAATGAGAATGGGAATGGTGTACAATCCGGAGGCTGCTCATGTGGTCGGTCAATCCAAGGAGATGGCAGAGAAGAAAAAGAACTCGGCAGCCGCTTCGAGCCAAGCAGAAACGAATGAGCCTGCTGCAAACAACTGATCACATAGGATTGCGGAGCAAATGTTACTTACTGTGCAAGTAAGTAACATTTTTTTCGTAAACGGTCGTTTTTTGTTACTTTAGACCTAAGTGATCGTAGAAATGAAGCTGTCAAATGATGAAATAACGAGATTTTCGGGGTTGGAGTGAGAAAAGTGGACTTAAAACGGCGGATCAATTTGCGGATCATCTTTCTTGCGCTTACCGCGATTCTGATGTTTTTAACGATGACGGTCCGGCTCTGGTGGATTCAGACGGTCGATGCGGCCTATATCATGGGCAAGGCCAAATGGGACTGGGAAAAGACGCTGAAGCCCAAGCGGGGCGCCATTCTGGACCGGAACGGGGAGTATCTTGCTTTTGAGGGCAAGGCGTACGACATCAGCGTAAGGCTGAAGCCGCGTGATGAACGGGACCAGGATGTGCTGAAGGATCCCTATTATACGGCACAGGTGCTGTCGCCTGTCCTGAATGCGCCGATGGATCAACTCCTGAAATATTTGACCAATCCCACGGCAAAGGTCGTGGAGCTGGGACGGTATGGCAAAAAGATCAGCGAGGAGCAGAAGCTCTATATCGAAAAGATGCAGTATCCCGTCCTGCCAAACGGCGAACAGGTGAAGACCAACCAGCTTCCCGGGCTGATCATCACCGAGACCACCCGGCGCTACTATCCAAACAACAGCTTTGCGGCCCACGTCATCGGCTACATGGACTTCGACGACAATCCGAAGATGGGGCTGGAGCTGCAGTTCGACAAGGAACTGCGGGGAGAAAAGGGGGAGATGCAAGTCCTGACAGACGGGGCGGGCTATCAGCTGCCTGACGGGGAGCGCAAATACAAACCGGCCAAGGACGGCCTGAATGTCTACCTCACCATCGACAGGACGATCCAGGACTATGTCGAGCAGGCCCTCGACAAGGCGGAGGAAGAGTACAAACCAAAATCGATGACCGTCGTGGTCGCCGATCCGCAAACCGGGGAGATCCTGGCGATGGGCAACCGTCCGCAGTTCAACCCCAATACCTACTACAAGGGGATCACCAACTACACGAATCATGCGGTCGGGACGATGTTTGAGCCGGGCTCGACGTTTAAGATTATCACACTGGCGGCAGCCATCGAGGAAGGCAAATTTAATCCCAATGAGATGTATCAATCCGGGATGTACAGAAAGTTTAAGCCGCCGATCCGCGACCATAACAACGGGGCCGGTTGGGGAGAGATCAGTTTCCTCGAAGGCGTGCAGCGCTCTAGTAACGTCGTATTTGCCATCATGGGGTATGACTATTTGGGCCCGGAGAAATTAAAAAGCTATTTTGAAAAATTCGGGATCGGCTCCAAGACGGGAATCGAATTGCCGTACGAACAAAAGGGGATTCTCAATAACCTGATGAATCCGCGTTCGCAGCGGGACATCGCCGTTACAACCTTTGGCCAAGGGGTGGCGGTCACGGCGATCCAACAGGTTGCAGCGGTCGGTGCGATCGCCAACGGCGGCGAGCTGTTGAAGCCCCATATCGTCAAGGAAATGCGCGATCCGCTTACAGGAGCCGTCGTCAAGCGGAATCAGCGGGAGGTCGTCCACCGCGTGGTCAGCGAAGCGACTGCCAAAAAGACGCGCGACATTTTGGAGACGGTGATCACCGGCGAGCATGGTACGGGGGAAGCCTATGAAATCAAAGGCTATCATGTGGCGGGGAAAACCGGAACGGCTCAAAAATACGACGACAAAGGGAGAATCATGGAGGGACAGCACTACATCGTCTCCTTTATCGGTTTTGCTCCCAAAGACAACCCCCGGCTGCTGGTCTACGTCGTCGTCGACGATCCCACGACCACGGACAGTTACACGACGTGGGGAAGAAAATACGTCGCCCCGATTTTTAAATCGATCATGGAGAGAAGCCTCCAGTATCTGCAGCAAATGCCGGATTCTGCCGAGGCGGAAAAGGCGGCAGAAAACGTGACGGCGCAAGCGGTTGCCAGCGTAGAACAGGTTCGCGAAATCAGCATGCCCAAACTGGTCGGCATGTCCACCACAGCGGCCAAGCTGAGGGCGGAACAGGACAATTTCGCCGTCTCCATCATCGGGACGGGGACGAAGATCGTCAACCAACTGCCCGCGCCTTATGAAAAAATGGTTCCGGGTGCGGCCGTCACACTGGTGACTGACCGGATCGAAGGGACGAAGATGCCCG
This sequence is a window from Brevibacillus composti. Protein-coding genes within it:
- the mraZ gene encoding division/cell wall cluster transcriptional repressor MraZ; protein product: MFMGEYQHSIDDKGRLTIPAKLRDGLGASFVITRGLDQCLFVYPTEEWKALEERLKTLPFTKADARAFTRFFFSGASECEWDKQGRVNIPQTLRDYAALQKECVVIGVSNRVEIWSKERWEDYLAQSEGSFAEIAEKLVDFDL
- the rsmH gene encoding 16S rRNA (cytosine(1402)-N(4))-methyltransferase RsmH, yielding MTALSFHHVTVLREEAVDGLNIRQDGIYLDCTLGGAGHSSLIASRLSPEGRLIAIDQDDWALENAKERLSPYIDRVTLVKSNFRHLKEIVDDLGLDGVDGVLFDLGVSSPQLDEGERGFSYNADAPLDMRMDQQAPLTAYEIVNEWDEQEIARIIWEYGEEKFSRRIARQIVQRRQHAPVKTTGELVELIKEAIPAAARRTGPHPAKRTFQAIRIAVNDELDAFRDAVIDAIGILRPAGRVSVITFHSLEDRICKQVYQDFAKGCTCPPAFPICTCGNEAIVKIITRKPILPSEEELEANPRARSAKLRVAEKL
- a CDS encoding cell division protein FtsL, whose translation is MSYYYRGNLAVELEESPRSTTQKKTKRTVRIKPSIPTGEKLMYLFLISLVVAGVGLVGVRYSQISQHNYEIQRLKKEIRVNKETNSSLQLQIEQLSNRDRIIMEAMRMGMVYNPEAAHVVGQSKEMAEKKKNSAAASSQAETNEPAANN
- a CDS encoding PASTA domain-containing penicillin-binding protein yields the protein MDLKRRINLRIIFLALTAILMFLTMTVRLWWIQTVDAAYIMGKAKWDWEKTLKPKRGAILDRNGEYLAFEGKAYDISVRLKPRDERDQDVLKDPYYTAQVLSPVLNAPMDQLLKYLTNPTAKVVELGRYGKKISEEQKLYIEKMQYPVLPNGEQVKTNQLPGLIITETTRRYYPNNSFAAHVIGYMDFDDNPKMGLELQFDKELRGEKGEMQVLTDGAGYQLPDGERKYKPAKDGLNVYLTIDRTIQDYVEQALDKAEEEYKPKSMTVVVADPQTGEILAMGNRPQFNPNTYYKGITNYTNHAVGTMFEPGSTFKIITLAAAIEEGKFNPNEMYQSGMYRKFKPPIRDHNNGAGWGEISFLEGVQRSSNVVFAIMGYDYLGPEKLKSYFEKFGIGSKTGIELPYEQKGILNNLMNPRSQRDIAVTTFGQGVAVTAIQQVAAVGAIANGGELLKPHIVKEMRDPLTGAVVKRNQREVVHRVVSEATAKKTRDILETVITGEHGTGEAYEIKGYHVAGKTGTAQKYDDKGRIMEGQHYIVSFIGFAPKDNPRLLVYVVVDDPTTTDSYTTWGRKYVAPIFKSIMERSLQYLQQMPDSAEAEKAAENVTAQAVASVEQVREISMPKLVGMSTTAAKLRAEQDNFAVSIIGTGTKIVNQLPAPYEKMVPGAAVTLVTDRIEGTKMPDLTGKSLREAMELASLMQLQMSSYGIGFITQQSIPPGTVLKGGEQLQITLQPSSDQPVPLPDANHPGSPDAPAGQAGETQPGTTNDGENAREAAPATGSGSPGGGEAGPGSGNGPPTGTAPVPGTAPAQGTDAVTGAVQTGTPGVMQAVPPGSAGAVQPGVYPPVYPGYQGYPPQGYPPTIPVGNTPLPAGTTAIPAGGGQGLPAGQMPLPYPYPTQTVPNGQ